In one Brassica oleracea var. oleracea cultivar TO1000 chromosome C9, BOL, whole genome shotgun sequence genomic region, the following are encoded:
- the LOC106317059 gene encoding ethylene-insensitive protein 2, with protein sequence MEGETVSVRPPQQGGFIQRVVPALLPVLLVSVGYIDPGKWVVNIEGGARFGYDLVAITLLFNLAAILCQYVAARISVATGRNLAQICNEEYDKWTCMFLGVQAEFSAILLDLTMVLGVAHALNLLLGVDLSTGVFLAAMDAFFFPVFASFLENGMANTVSICSAGLVLFLYVSGVLLSQSEIPFSMNGVLTRLNGESTFALMGLLGASVAPHNFYIHSYFAGGSTSSSDADKSSLCQDHLFAIFCVFSGLSVVNYVLMNAAANVFHSTGLVVLTFQDAMSLMEQVFGSPLLPLVFLMLLFFSSQITALAWAFGGEVVLHDFLKIEIPGWLHRATIRILAVAPALYCVWTCGADGIYQLLIFTQVLVAMMLPSAAIPLFRIASSRQIMGVHKISQVGEFVALATLLGFMGLNVVFVVEMVFGNSDWAGGLRWNTLTGTSVQYTTLLVSSCASLCLMLWLAATPLKSASNLVEAQIWNMDVQNALSYPSVQEEETGKLETRQDEEESAVQLESRVKDQLDTTPVTSSVYDLPDNILVTDQKIRSCALEESKLDVKVSASQVTSFGEISDVKEQTVLQSTVINEVTDDKDLVVETKMAKIEPTSPVEKTVSMENNIKFIAKDVEGVSWETEEATKAASAASNFPAVVSDGPPSFRSLRSEEGGSGTGSLSRLQGLGRAARRHLSAILDEFWGHLYDFHGQLVAEARAKKLDQLFGADQKSPSPVKVDSFVRDNTSSGYCMSPTTKGLESQMNSSLYESLKQQRTPGSIDSLYGLQRGSSPSSSPLVNRMQMLTAYGNTANNNNAYELSERRYSSLRAPSSSESREHQQPATIHGYQIKSYVDNLAKERLEALQSRGEIPTSRSMALGSLSYTQQLALALKQKSQNGLTPGPAPGFENFAGSRNLSRQSERSYYGVPSSVNTDSVNAVVANEKKYSSMPDISGLSMSARNMHSPNNKSGYWDASTGGGGAGYSASSYGRLSNESSSLYSNLGSRVGVASGYETISQSRGGYRDAYTLPQSATTGTGSLWSRQPFEQFGVAERNGAVGEEVRNRSAPINIDNNNNASTVDAEAKLLQSFRNCILKLIKLEGSEWLFGQSDGVDEELIDKVAAREKFIYEAETREANQVGHMGEPQVSSVPNCGDGCVWRADLIVSFGVWCIHRVLDLSLMESRPELWGKYTYVLNRLQGVIEPAFAKLRTPMTPCFCLQIPASQQRASPPSASNGMLPPAARPAKGKCTTAVTLLDLIKDVEISISCRKGRTGTAAGDVAFPKGKENLASVLKRYKRRLSNKPGGMNQDGPGSRKGLNAAASVYGPMG encoded by the exons ATGGAAGGTGAAACTGTGAGTGTGAGACCTCCTCAGCAAGGAGGGTTCATCCAGCGAGTGGTTCCCGCTCTGTTACCAGTCCTTTTGGTCTCTGTCGGATATATCGATCCTGGGAAATGGGTTGTGAATATCGAAGGAGGTGCCCGTTTTGGGTATGACTTGGTGGCTATTACTCTCCTCTTCAATTTGGCTGCCATCTTGTGTCAGTATGTAGCTGCTCGAATCAGCGTTGCAACTGGTAGAAACTTAGCTCAG ATCTGCAATGAAGAATATGATAAGTGGACGTGCATGTTCTTGGGCGTTCAGGCGGAATTCTCTGCAATTCTACTCGACCTTACCATG GTTTTGGGTGTTGCACATGCACTTAACCTTCTCTTAGGGGTGGACTTATCCACTGGAGTGTTTTTAGCCGCCATGGATGCATTTTTCTTCCCTGTTTTCGCCTCTTTCCTT GAAAATGGGATGGCAAATACAGTATCCATTTGCTCAGCAGGCCTGGTTTTATTTCTATATGTTTCTGGTGTCTTGCTGAGTCAGTCGGAGATCCCATTCTCTATGAACGGGGTGTTAACTCGCTTGAATGGAGAAAGCACATTCGCACTGATGGGTCTTCTTGGAGCAAGCGTCGCGCCTCACAATTTTTACATCCATTCTTATTTTGCTGGG GGAAGTACATCTTCGTCGGATGCCGACAAGAGCAGCTTGTGTCAAGACCATCTGTTCGCCATCTTTTGTGTCTTCAGCGGACTTTCAGTTGTGAATTATGTACTGATGAATGCAGCAGCAAATGTGTTCCACAGTACTGGCCTTGTGGTACTGACATTTCAGGACGCCATGTCACTGATGGAGCAG GTATTTGGGAGTCCACTCCTTCCTTTGGTCTTTTTGATGCTCTTGTTCTTCTCTAGTCAAATCACGGCACTAGCTTGGGCTTTCGGTGGAGAAGTTGTCCTGCATGACTTCCTGAAGATAGAAATACCTGGTTGGCTTCATCGTGCTACTATCAGAATCCTCGCAGTTGCTCCTGCCCTTTATTGTGTGTGGACATGTGGTGCAGACGGTATATACCAGCTACTTATATTCACCCAGGTCCTCGTGGCGATGATGCTGCCGTCCGCTGCAATACCGCTGTTCCGCATTGCCTCGTCCAGGCAAATAATGGGTGTCCACAAAATTTCGCAGGTCGGCGAGTTCGTTGCGCTTGCAACGCTTCTGGGGTTTATGGGTTTGAATGTCGTTTTCGTTGTGGAAATGGTATTTGGGAACAGTGACTGGGCTGGCGGTTTGAGATGGAACACCTTGACGGGCACCTCTGTTCAGTACACCACGTTGCTTGTATCGTCTTGTGCATCCTTATGCCTGATGCTCTGGCTTGCAGCTACGCCGCTGAAATCTGCCAGTAACCTAGTAGAAGCTCAGATATGGAACATGGATGTTCAAAATGCGTTATCTTATCCATCTGTTCAAGAAGAGGAAACTGGAAAACTTGAAACAAGGCAGGATGAAGAAGAATCGGCAGTGCAGCTGGAAAGCAGGGTGAAAGATCAGTTAGATACTACGCCTGTCACTAGCTCGGTCTATGATCTGCCAGATAACATTCTAGTGACGGATCAGAAAATCCGTTCGTGTGCTCTAGAGGAAAGCAAGTTGGACGTGAAAGTCTCCGCCTCTCAAGTTACTAGTTTTGGGGAAATCTCAGATGTGAAGGAACAGACAGTTTTGCAGTCAACGGTGATCAATGAGGTTACTGATGATAAGGATTTGGTTGTTGAAACAAAGATGGCAAAGATTGAACCGACGAGTCCTGTGGAGAAGACTGTTAGCATGGAGAATAATATCAAGTTCATTGCAAAGGACGTTGAAGGAGTTTCATGGGAAACAGAAGAAGCTACCAAAGCTGCCTCCGCTGCAAGCAACTTTCCTGCTGTTGTATCTGACGGTCCGCCTTCATTCCGCAGCCTAAGAAGCGAGGAAGGGGGAAGTGGTACCGGAAGCCTTTCCCGGTTGCAAGGTTTGGGTCGTGCTGCTCGACGACACTTGTCTGCGATTCTTGATGAGTTTTGGGGACATTTATATGATTTTCATGGGCAATTAGTAGCTGAAGCCAGGGCAAAGAAACTAGACCAGTTGTTTGGCGCTGATCAAAAGTCACCCTCTCCTGTGAAAGTGGATTCTTTTGTAAGGGACAACACTAGCAGTGGATATTGCATGTCACCAACAACAAAGGGATTGGAGTCACAGATGAATTCGAGTTTGTATGAATCACTGAAGCAGCAGAGGACACCTGGAAGTATCGATTCTTTATATGGACTACAAAGAGGTTCATCACCATCATCATCACCGTTGGTCAACCGTATGCAGATGTTGACTGCATATGGTAACACTGCCAATAATAATAATGCTTATGAATTGAGTGAGAGAAGATACTCTAGCCTGCGTGCTCCATCATCTTCAGAGAGTCGGGAACACCAACAACCAGCTACAATTCATGGATACCAGATTAAGTCCTATGTTGACAATTTGGCAAAAGAAAGGCTTGAAGCTTTACAGTCCCGTGGAGAGATCCCAACATCTCGATCTATGGCCCTGGGTTCATTGAGCTATACACAGCAACTGGCTTTAGCTTTAAAACAGAAGTCTCAGAATGGTCTAACCCCTGGACCAGCTCCTGGTTTTGAGAACTTTGCTGGGTCTAGAAACTTATCGCGACAATCCGAAAGATCTTACTACGGTGTTCCATCTTCTGTAAACACCGATTCTGTAAACGCCGTAGTTGCTAATGAGAAGAAGTATAGTAGCATGCCAGATATATCGGGATTGTCTATGTCAGCAAGGAACATGCATTCACCAAACAACAAGAGTGGATACTGGGATGCATCAACTGGAGGAGGAGGAGCAGGGTATAGCGCTTCTTCGTATGGTCGGTTAAGCAATGAATCATCATCATTATATTCTAATTTGGGGTCAAGGGTTGGAGTAGCCTCGGGTTATGAAACCATTTCTCAGTCAAGAGGAGGCTACAGAGATGCATATACGTTGCCGCAGAGTGCAACAACAGGGACTGGATCGCTTTGGTCCAGACAGCCCTTTGAGCAGTTTGGTGTAGCGGAGAGGAACGGCGCTGTTGGTGAGGAAGTCAGGAATCGATCAGCTCCGATAAATATAGACAACAACAACAACGCTTCTACCGTCGATGCAGAGGCTAAGCTTCTTCAGTCGTTCAGGAATTGTATACTGAAGCTTATTAAACTGGAAGGATCGGAATGGTTGTTTGGGCAAAGCGATGGAGTCGATGAAGAACTGATTGACAAGGTAGCTGCGAGAGAGAAGTTTATCTATGAAGCTGAAACGCGAGAAGCAAACCAAGTGGGTCACATGGGCGAGCCTCAGGTTTCATCGGTTCCTAACTGTGGAGATGGTTGCGTGTGGAGAGCTGATTTGATTGTGAGCTTTGGAGTTTGGTGCATCCACCGTGTCCTTGACTTGTCTCTCATGGAGAGTCGTCCTGAGCTCTGGGGGAAGTACACTTACGTTCTCAACCGCCTTCAG GGAGTTATAGAACCGGCGTTCGCAAAGCTGCGGACACCGATGACACCATGCTTCTGCCTTCAGATTCCGGCGAGCCAACAAAGAGCGAGTCCGCCTTCAGCTTCTAACGGAATGTTACCTCCAGCTGCAAGACCAGCCAAAGGCAAATGCACAACAGCAGTCACACTTCTTGATCTAATCAAAGACGTTGAGATATCAATCTCTTGTAGGAAAGGCCGGACCGGTACAGCTGCTGGAGACGTGGCTTTCCCAAAGGGGAAAGAGAATTTGGCTTCCGTGTTGAAGCGGTATAAGCGTCGGTTATCGAATAAACCGGGCGGTATGAATCAAGATGGACCCGGTTCGAGAAAGGGCCTGAATGCTGCAGCGTCTGTGTACGGACCAATGGGTTGA
- the LOC106317063 gene encoding isocitrate dehydrogenase [NAD] catalytic subunit 5, mitochondrial-like — translation MTMAATFAKRLIGSRSTSTATTSVARAFCSSTTPITATLFPGDGIGPEIAESVKKVFTTAGVPIDWEEHFVGTEIDPRTQSFLTWESLESVRRNKVGLKGPMATPIGKGHRSLNLTLRKELNLYANVRPCYSLPGYKTRYDDVNLITIRENTEGEYSGLEHQVVRGVVESLKIITRQASLRVAEYAFHYAKTHGRERVSAIHKANIMQKTDGLFLKCCREVAEKYPEITYEEVVIDNCCMMLVKNPALFDVLVMPNLYGDIISDLCAGLVGGLGLTPSCNIGEDGVALAEAVHGSAPDIAGKNLANPTALLLSGVMMLRHLKLNEQAEQIHRAIINTIAEGKYRTADLGGSSTTTDFTKAICDHL, via the exons ATGACCATGGCAGCAACCTTCGCGAAACGGCTGATCGGAAGCCGATCCACCTCAACCGCAACCACTTCCGTCGCTAGGGCTTTCTGCTCCTCTACCACTCCAATCACCGCAACCTTGTTCCCCGGCGATGGAATCGGCCCCGAGATCGCCGAATCCGTCAAAAAG GTGTTTACAACGGCCGGTGTGCCGATTGATTGGGAAGAACACTTCGTTGGGACCGAGATAGATCCGAGAACGCAGAGTTTCTTAACCTGGGAGAGTCTCGAATCCGTGCGTAGGAACAAAGTCGGTTTGAAAGGGCCAATGGCTACTCCGATCGGGAAAGGTCACCGTTCTTTGAATTTGACTCTTAGGAAAGAGCTGAATCTATACGCCAATGTAAGGCCTTGCTACAGTCTTCCTGGCTACAAGACTCGTTACGATGATGTGAATCTCATCACCATTAGGGAAAACACTGAGGGAGAATACAGTGGGCTTGAACATCAG GTTGTTAGAGGTGTGGTGGAGAGTCTTAAGATCATTACACGTCAGGCGAGTTTGAGAGTTGCCGAGTATGCTTTTCACTATGCTAAGACTCATGGAAGAGAGAGGGTTTCCGCTATTCACAAAGCTAACATTATGCAGAAAACTGATGGTCTTTTCCTCAAG TGTTGTCGTGAGGTTGCTGAGAAGTATCCTGAGATAACTTACGAGGAAGTAGTCATTGACAACTGCTGTATGATG CTTGTGAAAAACCCAGCACTGTTTGATGTGTTGGTGATGCCAAACCTTTATGGTGACATTATCAGTGACTTGTGTGCTGGATTGGTTGGAGGACTAGGATTGACTCCAAG TTGTAATATCGGGGAAGATGGTGTAGCCCTTGCTGAAGCAGTTCACGGTTCTGCACCTGATATCGCTGGAAAG AACTTGGCGAACCCAACAGCATTGCTACTGAGTGGAGTGATGATGTTGCGTCACCTGAAGCTAAACGAACAAGCAGAACAGATCCACAGAGCAATCATCAACACGATAGCTGAGGGAAAATACAGAACCGCGGATCTTGGAGGTAGTTCCACCACCACGGACTTCACAAAAGCAATCTGTGACCATCTCTGA
- the LOC106317060 gene encoding BTB/POZ domain-containing protein At5g03250 — MAFMRLGSKSEAFHREGQTWLCTTGLVSDVTIEVGDMKFHLHKFPLLSRSGLLERLIEESSNDDGSACVLTLDEIPGGGKTFELITKFCYGVKIELTALNVVALRCAADYLEMTDSYGEGNLVGTTETFLNEVFGNWTDSIKALQTCEEVTDQAEDLNIISRCIDSLASKACADPSLLGKKKNEDETHLWNGISMLQPNGEDWWFDDASLLILPLFKRLITAIKSRGMKHECIAMAVMYYTRKHIPLMNREAIETTTSPSEAEQKTTLEEIVELLPTKKGVNPTKFLLRLLQTAMVLHASQSSKEDLETRIGNQLDQAALVDLLIPNVGYSETLYDVECVLRMIEQYVSSTEQAGVVPSPSITEGDLVKDGDDLLTPTTLVATLVDGYLAEVAPDVNLKLTKFEAIAAAIPDYARPLDDGVYHAIDVYLKAHSWITDSEREQICRLMNCQKLSLEASTHAAQNERLPLRVIVQVLFFEQLRLRTSISGWFFVSENLDNPELLHQSGGNGGGNGVLLKPRGENVREKVCELEKECMNMKEELQKLVRSKRSWKNFTRKLNFKNKSECCNPKDQAKPAI, encoded by the exons ATGGCGTTTATGAGACTTGGCTCCAAATCCGAAGCTTTCCATCGCGAAGGCCAAACCTG GCTTTGCACTACTGGACTCGTGAGTGATGTTACCATTGAAGTTGGAGACATGAAGTTTCACCTTCACAAG TTCCCATTGCTCTCTAGAAGTGGGCTTCTTGAGAGACTAATCGAAGAGTCATCAAACGATGACGGATCAGCCTGTGTCTTAACTCTAGACGAGATACCAGGAGGCGGCAAAACGTTCGAACTCATTACAAAATTCTGCTACGGCGTCAAAATCGAGCTCACCGCACTCAACGTCGTCGCCCTCAGATGCGCAGCCGACTATCTCGAGATGACTGATAGCTACGGCGAAGGGAACCTCGTCGGCACGACCGAGACTTTCCTCAACGAAGTCTTTGGCAACTGGACCGACTCCATCAAGGCTCTCCAGACGTGCGAGGAAGTCACCGACCAGGCCGAAGATCTCAACATCATCTCCAG GTGCATTGATTCTTTAGCTAGCAAGGCCTGTGCTGACCCGAGCCTTTTAGGAAAGAAGAAGAACGAAGACGAAACGCATCTTTGGAACGGTATCTCAATGCTGCAACCGAACGGTGAAGACTGGTGGTTCGACGATGCTTCTCTCCTCATCTTGCCTCTCTTCAAAAGACTCATCACAGCCATCAAATCGCGAGGGATGAAGCACGAGTGCATCGCGATGGCGGTTATGTACTACACAAGGAAACATATCCCTCTGATGAACAGAGAAGCGATCGAGACAACAACGAGTCCTTCAGAAGCCGAACAAAAAACCACTCTCGAGGAGATAGTTGAGTTGCTTCCTACCAAGAAAGGCGTAAACCCGACAAAGTTTCTCCTCAGGCTGCTCCAAACCGCAATGGTGCTTCACGCAAGCCAATCCTCGAAAGAAGATCTCGAGACGAGGATCGGTAACCAGCTGGACCAAGCTGCTCTGGTGGATCTTCTCATACCAAACGTGGGATACTCCGAGACGCTTTACGACGTCGAATGCGTTTTGAGAATGATCGAACAGTATGTCTCTTCGACAGAACAAGCAGGCGTTGTTCCTTCTCCTTCCATCACTGAAGGTGATTTGGTGAAGGATGGAGACGATTTGCTAACTCCTACAACATTGGTAGCAACTCTTGTCGACGGTTATCTCGCTGAGGTGGCACCTGATGTGAACCTAAAGCTAACAAAGTTCGAAGCTATCGCTGCTGCGATACCTGATTACGCAAGACCACTTGATGACGGAGTTTATCACGCAATAGACGTCTACTTGAAG GCGCATTCGTGGATTACGGATTCAGAAAGAGAGCAGATATGTAGACTCATGAACTGCCAGAAGCTCTCACTGGAAGCTAGCACGCATGCGGCTCAGAACGAGAGGCTGCCTCTTCGTGTGATCGTTCAGGTTCTGTTTTTCGAGCAGCTTAGGCTCAGGACGTCTATATCGGGATGGTTCTTTGTCTCTGAGAATCTAGACAACCCTGAGCTGCTGCATCAAAGTGGGGGAAATGGTGGGGGCAATGGTGTTTTGTTAAAACCAAGAGGTGAGAACGTGAGGGAAAAGGTTTGTGAGCTGGAGAAAGAGTGTATGAACATGAAAGAAGAGCTTCAGAAGCTGGTGAGGTCGAAGAGAAGCTGGAAGAATTTTACGAGGAAGCTTAACTTCAAGAATAAATCAGAGTGCTGCAACCCTAAAGATCAAGCTAAGCCAGCGATTTAG